Within the Dehalococcoidales bacterium genome, the region GAGTGCAGCAGCCTCAGCCAATTCCGAGGCATCCGGATTCTCCCCTCGCATCAGTGCAAAGGTAGCGCACTTGAGTGCGCGTCCTACAACTACTGGTATGTCCGCATCTTCCAGGACCGGCACAGCATCGGACGCCCTGTTGAAAACAAACTCCAACCCTTCCTCTCCATGCCTGAACGTGATTTCCCGCAGCTTCTTTTCCTCATTAAACGCAAGAAGCCTGGACTCGAAAGTAGCTATAATATTGAGCTTACCATACTTAGCTATCGCCGCATCATGAATCAAAGTCAAGTCTTGCTCACGGCTCCCATGACACGCTTTCGCTATGGCTGTACCCTGAACAATCGGCATCGTATCCCCTACTTCACTTGCCTCAATTTTAAAAATGTCCTGGCCATTGTGGGTTCCATGTTCTCCACACGTTTTAACACCCTACTTGACGTTTGTATAGTTTTGTTTACGGCTTCATGTAACTTGTCTAGTTTTTTGGATACCTCTCTGCTTTCCATCGGCAATTCGCCCATGGCCATTGCAGCAGCCTCCGGTGGGATTGCCAACTCGGGATACTTTGCCTGAATTGTGGCCGCAACCCTCGCCTGGTCCGACATGGTGCGTTCAACCTCGCTTGCCTTCTGGTTAACCATCGCCGCCGCCTCATCCTTCGACATATGCAACACACGCTCGAGCAGCCAATCTTGTGGGAAATACTCTGAAAGTGTGCTAATCAACCCAGCCTGCGCGTTCATGACCTCAATCTGTTGCAACTCGAAAATACTCGACGGTACGGTCATCCTAGTATCCCACTTGACACTATCGGGATCAATCCCCAGCGCCGCCAGATGCACCCGCGCCACTTGACGTATCCCGTTTCGGTATTCACGCTGTACCCGCATACACGTCCGACCAAACCGCACATCACGTTGAGCTAACCCCTGGGACGCCTCTGCTTCGCCCCCAAAATAGCTTTGCGGAATCTTGATCGCCGTAAACATTTTATCGCGGAAATACTGGACATCTTCCATCGAATTGTGGACAAAAACACCCTGCCCCACAGCAAAATTATGATATTCATCCACTGTTAGATCATACAACCATTCTTCTTTCCCTGTTCTACGAACCGAAACTACTCTATGGTTCATTACAGAAACAGCTCGTCCACGCGGAACCCATCCAGATATATGCCTCTTTGCAAATTCACACCATCCAATACCTGTATCATTCAGAACGCGCTCTATAAGCCCCTGACTATAACCCAATGGATACAAGTCTTTAATTCTTTGAACATTATTATCAATAACAACCGATGCTAATTCTTCAACTGTAACCTTTCGATATCTAAAAGCGCGTCGTAGCCTACGCTCTTCTGAACGATTCCACGCTGTAATTCTATCGCCAGCTCGAATACGAGCGGACTTTGAAACACTGGCATTTCTAAGCATAAGCGACTTCCTGCGATCATCAGTCCAAGCCTCTCTTAATTTTCTACGAACATCCGGTGTACGTTTCGCAGCCGTAGCTGCTGCTTTTACCTTACTAGAATGAAGATAATCGCAAAGACTAAGATGTAGCTTTGAATGATCACTGCGCGTCATTTCAATTAGCACTTCCGGTCTATTATCTAGTTTATTGTCGCCAGCATGATGAATTACAGATCCAGGCTTTGGCAATAACGAACCAGATCGCGATCTATTAACAACTTGATGAGTATACTGAAATTCGTTTGTAAACGGATCGTAAACTTGCTCATATCCATCTAACCTTTCACCATCGTCAATAGATGAGATTTTTCGGTACAAGGGCATCAAGCTATCCCCAACAACAAGGCCATCAGCTCTCGCCCACGTGCCATCTCTCAACATGAAAGGATGATTGTCTGAACACCTTACAACTTCTCCATTATCAAGCTCAATCTCCCAAACTTCTGCTTTTTTTGTACGCCTTGCTGAATGTCCTCTACCGGGAACAATCTCACCTTTTTCGTTCAACGAATAAAGCCATACTGAATCTCCATTGTCAGACAGATCGGAAAGCGTTCTAGACGATCCGTCAAGAAGGGGTATCACAGTGTCCCCAGTTAAGCACTGCCAATCAGGACCGGACAACACATCGACACGAGTCGACTCTTTTCCACCCCGCGTAGGAATCCACAAATCTTCTTCAGGCGAATTAAACGTGAACACGCCAGCATCCAAGGCAAACGTATGCGTTCCGTTTACAGTTAGAGTATACGTATCTTCTTTTTCTTCTAAATACTCGATTGATACAACTTTGTGATTATTGAAAATGGATTTTTTAAATCCTCCTAATCCCCTGTATCCATTTTCTGACAACCGTTGCTTCAACACCCTTGCACTTGCTATAACATCATGGTGAGCATATCTATAATCTTTGTTGATGAAAAGAAGATGATCTCGCATCTCCAGATTCAAACGATCAAGCATTTCTGAAAACGTAATACTTGGATTTGATTCACAAATAGACTTCATCCATTCCCATACAGTTTCATCAAAATCGAGTCTGAATTTGTCTATCAGTCCCAAGCGGTTTCTTGACCACATTTCCCTGGCAGAATCCGACCGTATTCGGTTATCCAACGAATGCTTTTCAGAGTTATTATATTCTATAATATGTCTTCCTGTCCCCAGCCTCTTGTTTCTTTCCGATGTTCTTTTTCTCTGTCTTTCTGTCTTGTTAAATTCAGTCATCGTCCTTGACGCTGCATCTCTTAGCTTTTTATCAAGAACACTGTCAATTTTTCTTAGCTTAGCAATGGCACGCCCGGCTGTCCTGCCGTTTTCTTTGTGTACTTTCTGGTGTTCTTTGGGAGATAAAACATCCAGATTAGATGGACAATTATTTCTTCTATTGAAATCCCTGTGGTGGACAACCTGACCTGGGCAAGCCATGTTTACAGCCTCGCCAACAACACGATGCGTCCACTTCCATTTTCTATCAGATGGATCGTAAACCTTTTCATAACCATTTAGTTTTCCATCTAATTCATCAATTCTTGTAATTTTATCAATATATCGTCTGAAAGGCATCAATGACTCGCCAATTGATAACTCGGCAGCCTTAACCTTTCGTCCGTCTCTAGTTGGGAAACTGTGATCTGGCGTAACTCTTATGCTTTCCCCATTATCAAGTGTTACTCGAACTAAATCAGCATTCAGCCTGGTTTTTCCAGCCCAAGTCACAGGCATAGGAACCAACTTCCCGCCCTTGCCAACACTGCATGAATACACCCATGGTTTTTTCCCAGACTCAAATTCGGCAACAACTTCCGACAGTGGCAAAACCCTTCCGTCAAGCAACGGTATTTTTGTATCACCTGTCAAGCACAGGGGATTATTGCGAAACTCCAACTTGCCAGTCGTAGGATTTACGAGTGTCCGCTTTTTGTACCTCCGCATCGCCTTCTTGACAAGTGCCATTGCCTCATCCGGCGGCAAGTCACCTGTATCCACATAAAAGGCGTAGCGACTCGGGCTGCGAGTCAACTTGTAGACCAGTGCCGTATCTTCGAGCATCGCCAACCGCTTCCAGATCCACCTAGAAGCATCAATGATGGAATTATGGACCACCAAGCCATCGGCTACGAAACAATGTCCAGCATCCGCAACCTGAATATCATAAACCGGTTCTTCTCCATCCCTCTCAATCGAAACGATTTTTTCATATACAAAATCACCGTTTCCAAGCTCTCTGTTTCTGAATGTCAACGTATATGTTGGTCCCGATCTAATTGTCTTCCCTTTGTATTCGGAATTCCTAGGATTTCGCCTCCTAATATTCCCACTGCTCCATCCCAATCCGTCCACTAATGTCTTGATATCCCTAACCAGATCCCTGTTGCACAGCTCTATATGTTCATACCCGGATGCTTCCCACCCATCGGCGTCCATAATCCCGCGCAAAAAAGCTTCCCTAATCTCTCGGGACTGAGAAAACATCCACGATGGAACCCTCTTGTCATGTGCCTTCTCCCCTCTCCATCCTAGAGAGGAAAAAACATGTATCAAATCATTGCTTCCACAATTCACTTGTCTGTAGGCGTTTTCTCCATGACCTCTCACCCTCTGGGGTGATAACCCATAATCGATGAGGCATTGTTCATAAAAAGCGTTTCGTTCTTCTCGCTCCCCAAGAGCAAAACAAACCTGGTGACCAGAAATCCATCCGTCACCAAGCAAAAAACCAAACAATCTTGAAAACTTTTCATCAACAAGATCTGGCAAGCAAAGCCTTCTGTTTCCTGCTTTTACACATATACCATCAAACCACGGCAGCTTCAGCAATCTCAAAAACGCTCGCATTGTGCATAACGGAATGCCGCCAGAACCATTCAAAAGATCTTCCAATGATCCCTTGCTGATACCAACTTCCTTGGCAACTCTTCTGACCCCACAATAGGACGACGCGTATTTTGTCGGCCTTGTCATACTGCGAACTATTGCAGACCCACGACTAGAGAAAGTTACCACCGTTTCGTCAGTAACTTCGTCCAATACAATACCCAAAGGCGGCGGCCCTATAGTCTCTGGACTGTTTGTTACAGCAACAATTTCATCGCCCTTTCCTAGATCCTTTACTTGCACCCAAGAATTAGACGCGCCCCTCTTTGTAAGCAAGGGGTGTTCGCTTGTCAGTCTGATTTCACGATGAGTCGTCTTCAGCCTGAATACAGGTTTTACCCCGCTACAAACCTGATCTAAAACCTTGGTAGACCGCAACATGCCCGCATGTCGCGTATACACAAAATCCCCCTGCCTAACCTCATCAAGACGTTTAGTCCCTGTTGGAGTCCACACCTGTGAATCCCCAACTAGACAGTACCCGTATAATGATCTCACGAACTTAGACTGCAAGCGCCAATGTACTATTTCCCACGGCTCAAAGAAAATCATGCTCTTTTCCTCGAACCGCGCCTTTAGCCCTTCCAGCGTCTCGTAATCCGCTGTATCCAGTCCGAACTGCCCCGTAAGATCCTGGACGTATCCAAGCAGGTCACCCTTCATATTGACCAGCCGCCGCATCGTGGGAACCGGCAAGTAATTAACGCCGACCACACCGTGCTCCGAGACCACAACTTCACCAAAAGCGTTCCCGTACTTACACAGGGTCCGCATCACTACCCATACGTCCTCTTCGACCCTGAGTATTCGATGCAAAAGATCGTCAATTACATCTCGCACAACACGATCTGGCGATTCACCCCAAATGGTTTTGCCCCTAACGGAATCTGGAATAGTTGTATCATCTGCAAAAATGTCTAGGGCTGCCGACAGCTCAGGGTAATCGTCCATATTCTCGTAGTCGGCATAACGCTCAAGCAGATTTTGGTCCATCGACAGCGCGACCGTAAGCATGTTCATCCCGGTCATGCCCGCCGCGTTGTCTACCGCCCCACCCATGGGGTCGTCGAACGAATATCCACGCCCCTTCTTCTCTATCTGTGCAACCTTATCGCGCTTGAAAAACTTGGATATGGACTCGCGAAATCCCATACTATTATTCCCCAATCAAAATCGGCATAAAGTCTTCGGTTGCCCTGTCTTCCTTGGCCATTTTTACAGCTTCCGTATCTACCAATGCAGCCGGTATCTTTTCCATCACCCAAGCATCCTCGTGTGTCGGCTTTTCGACCTTTTCCGATTGCCCGTGTAGCGGCATTCTCTCTCCCGACTTTTTCAGACCTTGCACCACGCCCGCCACCGCATCTGCAACATCTTTACTGCCAGCAACGGGGTGGTCGATCTTTCCAACGAGCCGATCATACTCTAGGGACTTGAACTCTTCAATAAAAGGTTTGTATTTATAAATTTCTATCCGCTCCTCGTAAAAAGCCGACTTCAGCTCATCGTAGGGCTCTGTCGACGTATCCATGGAAATCAACTGCGTATGGATTCCACGCCGCTTGACCTGCTGGTGCATCTCTACACTCTGATACCGGTCCGTGCTGAACCCGATAAACTTGAAACCGTGATCCATGAACATATAGAGCAAAACCCGCAAATCAGGCATATAAATTTGCTCGGCCGGTGGCGGGTTAATCCGCAGCATAAAATCGATAACGTAATATGGAGCCAGATCAGTCTGAATATTTCCATCGGCATCGCGCCTTACGACCTCAACCCATTTGTCAATATGGCCAATGCAAAACCCCGAACTATCGCCCGACACCGAAGTGTCGATATGGCACCACCGCATCGCCTTGGGATTTCTTCGCGGCTTCCATCTCGTCTCGGTATACCCCCCAGCGAGCTTGTGCTCGTAACTGACCGCCAATGTATCCCAGTCAATCTGTCCCGGCCCCCCGGCGACCCACTCCTCTTCGCTGAACGGATGAGATCGCAAAGAATCCGTGCAAACCTGAATCATCTTAGGGCGCTGGACAAACTGCGATATGGCCTGCGTTGAAAAACCAGCGATGTCCCTCAACGCCTCTTCCATGTTCGATTCAAAGTCATCCCGGAACTCAACTGGTATATCCATCACGAACGCATCATTAGCCTCAAGAAATTCATCGGTTATCAAATCATATTCTTTTTCGTTCAGAATCCTGGATTTGGTCGCGGATGTAGAACACAGCACATAAAAGAACTCGCCGCAAAAATTTTCCGCTGGCTTGGCAGTCCATTGAGTATGGTCCCTCACAAAAATATTTGGGTCTTCGAGACCTTCTCGCATTTTCCGCTCCGTAAAAGACTCAATCGTAGCCGCAGAAGACGCAAGAATAACCATCCCCGGAAACCCCCCGCCCGCTTTCTGAAACCTGGATTTGATACGACGCAACAAGCTACGATACATCTTCTCCACGATGTCGAAATGCGCCGCCTTCAATTTTTGGCCGAACGCAGTAGCAATCTGTTGAGCCTTGCGCTTGGGGGGGAAGTTAGTGTTGTGAACCACAATGCCGCCAGCGATAAACGTATTGAATTCTGTACATATAGAATACGTTTGTTCCGGCGGCAAGAACTCCACACTGGTAACAGTCACCAAGTCAAGGCTGTCGGGAAGTTCTGATATATTCAACCATTCGGGCCGGACACCGACAGCTTGACTGTCCTCATCAGGCGTACTCGTATCTTCTGATTCTTCATTGCCTCGTCCACGAAATCCTGAGTCACGAACGGCCCCGCTTGGACGCTCGGAAGCGGCTTGTTGTTCAGAGCCAAAATCATCTGGAAATTGTTCTGAACACAGTGTTTCCACATCGCAAGGAACCGAGCCCTCTCCCTTAGACAATAAAGCGACGATGGATCTTTCCCCTCTATTATAATAACCGATCCGTCCTGCATCGTCACCTTGAAATCCGCAACCGTCATTCGATCCTGTCCGTTTAGTCGATACGACACCCACTCCATCTGATCCTCCCCAACCACACTCGATACCCCTTCCTGTCGGCACAGACTCTCCGCCAATCTCAGTTCGTATTGCGTTCGACACGGAACCAATGCCCCGCATGGTGACTGAACCTGAAATTTGTAGCTCCGCACTCGATCCTTGATTGACCGAACGTTCCCTTGTGAAATCTTCTCCCTCGATTCCTCCGTATGGGGATGCCCCCCTCTCAGCTTGGCAGCCTCGCTCAATTTCTTCCGCTGCTTTTTGGTCATCTTTTTCCCGTACCAAGGGTTGTCTTCCCCCCTCAACACAGGAGGAAGATGAGTAACCCGCCCCTCTTCCCGCGCCTTCTTCGATCTTTCTGATTGTTTTTTCCGCCACTCTGGATCGGAGGTTCTCCGAATAGCAGCTTCCCTCATTTTCCGCCGTGTCTCTTCCGAAAACTTCCGCCCCTTCATCGCTTGCCGCATCTTTTCCCTTGTCTCTTCCGATCTCGGCGGCATTACCTGTTTGGCCCTCGCCTCCCTGAGCTTTTCCTTTGTCTCCTCGGAGTGATGCTTCCCGAAAAACGGATTCGCTTCCCCAATCCGTTCCTTCGCTATTTCCGATAAGATAGCCTTCGTCTCTTCGCTTAACCTTTGACCCTCCCGTGGCATTCAACACCTCCATGACAACGGTGTCTCCAACCACGACATCTTCCGCATAGACGTAGACGAGGCGATCCCCCCTACGCACCAATATCGGATGCTGGCACGAAACCTCCAAAGATGAGGCACCTGCCGTGATCTGCACAATTGGTTGGACGGTCGATTCCTTGATCCTCCACCATCCACTGCGTACCTTTTTCTTGCCATGATCGAGACACACCATCTTGCAGTCTGCGTCCGCTTGACCCATTTCAAGAAGATTTTCGACTGTCTCATGGACCACTTTACCACGTTTTTCTAGGGTTACAACTTGTTTTTTTGTTAAACACTCGTCTAGCGCCGCTGAAAAAACATTAGCTCCTAGTAGTCGCTCCGAACCATAGGAACCAATAGTTATCCGGATATTCCCAGGAAACAGCGTGTAATCCATTTTGATATTCGGCGTGAACTTGGTCATAAAATACGGTGATTCCTTGATCTTATCATCGATGGCTGTCTTCATAATATCCCTGGCCAGTGGCAAGTTTTTAGATATGAGAGGAATCACCATCTCAGAGCCCGAAGATAACCCAAAAATTTTCTGCGGGTTAATCATACAAGATAACTCGTAAATAACCCTAGATATGGCAATGGACATCACATAGGTATTGTGCACGATAACCCCATACGGAGCGAAATTAGCAGTACCAGGAACCGTCAGATCATAAACAGACTCGTAACCCTTTACGTCAAAAACCTCCACCGTATCCCAAAAAACATCTCCCCACCATTTACACCAATCAGGCAAATCATAAGTGGCAGCAAAAGAACGGAACGTTTCATGGCTCATAAATGAGTTACCGGGCGGCCTTGGCCAATAGTCCCGCTTCGGAATAGGACCAATCTCTTTTCTTATCTTTGACAGAATAAATCTATCAATAGGAACAAGGTCTATGTTTGAATTTGCCTTAACACCAGAAAGGCATCGGATAGCCTCTATACACTTGTCTTCCTTGCCAAATATCAAACCAATATTTTTTATGAACGACAAGACATCACCCGAATTCAAAATACTAAGACTCCAAGCGTCAGACCTGCGCCTTTCTCCCTTGTGTGTATATTTCATACTTCGATATCGAACTCTCGACTGTATTCCAAATCTCAACAATAATTGCTGTATATCACAAACAAATTCTTCGCTACCCAAGGCTATACCTATCTCAAACGACTTTACGCTCCTTTTACATACCCACCCATCACAGGCCCATATTCGGTTTAAGAATAAACCTAACTGCCTATCATCAAGGCCATAGAAACGACCCGGAACCCGCTTATCTATTGATTTTTCGTAAAGTCCGTATCTCTTCCTAATCCACCTTACCTCTCGAGGCATAACCATTGTTGCCTGCCCAGCTTTGCCAACATAAGAAACCCCTGGGTTTGATCCGTTTCCAAGTTTTTTAGTAATATTTTCAAATTCAGAAAGGACAACCTCGCATCCATTCGTAAAAACCATCGAAGACCCTGTGCAACCACCGTCAGCCAACATATAGGCAACCCATTTGACCTCATCATCCGACACAGAAAGAGGTGATACTGGATGTGGTAATCTCCTGGCCGTGGCAACCATATCTCCCGCCGAAATCTCTGACGCTGCCTTGTATCCATAAGGGGTCAATACCGGATGATCTAGAGATAAGCCAATCTTCCTTCCGCTTCGTAATTTTAGATTGCCAATTTTCTTTATGCCGCTCCATTGAGCCGAACACTCAGCAGCTCTCATTCCACCATATGCCATATCGTAAGTAGCGCAGCCTATCCCGCTCCCTAAAGACGCCATTTTTTTTGCAGTAGTCCTGATCCCATAAACAGGATCGTAAATTTCAGTATCACCAATTACGCACTTCCCTACGCCGATCCCGCCCGTAAAAAGCGCCTCACGATACGGACGATCAAACAATTCAATAAGATCCCTTTGCAACTCAGGATATATAGTAGAACAACTCTCTCCAAGGTAATACGGATCTTCGATGAACTGCGCCATAGACACCGGCTCATTGTGATAGATATGATCAAGTATTTCGGTCTGTATCAGGGCCGAACCCTGACCAGCTTCCCGCTCCAACGCAAGAACAAGTTCTCGCTCTTCTTCGGTCAAGCCAAACCGTATGTCATCGACACGTTCCGCTGCCTCCAGCCTATGCGTTACCGACCGGCGGCGTCCATTCGTGGCCTTGATGATCATTTTTTGACCGGTGTCACAGGCGTCACGTCAATAGACTCCCCCGCCTCCTCCCTGGCTTTGATGGTCACCAAGTCGTTCACCGCGCGGAGGTAGGCGAGCACGCGCCCACGACTCACGGGGTCTGCCATGGCCTTGGCGGCCTTGTCGCCGTATTTTTCCCTTATCTCCTCGAGCCGCTCCGCCGAAATTGTCAGCGTGCCAAGATTCCGCTGTCCGCTGATTCCAAGATCCATCTTGATCATGTGCATCTGCCGAACGGCTTCCAATATGGATTTTTGGATTTTGTCTACCTGCGGATCAATCAAGCCCGTATCCCGCTCGCGAGCATGGGCAAGATCGAACCTATACAACAGCGCCTCGAACTGATTGTCGAGCCGCTTCAACTCCTCTAGCTTGTCCGTGTACTGCTTCCTGGCCTCTATAACAACATGCGGAGAACGTGTCGTCAACACGTCTCCCGGCAACACCTCTTCCTTTCTATACCGCTTGAGTATTTCTACCAGGGACTTCTTTTTGACATCCTGATACTCCCCGGCTGAAAAAACAAAATCGGCAACAGTCGGTGCCGGATACCCGTAGCTCAACATTTCGTGCACACGTTGAAAACATCTCAGATTTTTCAGGCGAGTAAATTTCTCTACTTCAATGATAGCGCCAGGCATCTTGCAACCCTTCAACTGCAAAGGTAGCGCACTCAAGTGCGCGTCAGCGACAACCGCTCCTCAAAGCAGATTATAGCCTGACTATTTTGTACCCGTCAAAAGGTATTGTTTGATCGCGAACTCGCTGGAAATCAAAAATCCATACCGAAGTCCCGTCGAGCGGTCTCGCAAGGCAGCAACCCATTTCTTCCACAGCGCCGAACGAGGCTCTACAAGCCACGCTCCGCCCTCTGCTCCCCATTCGGGGTCGTCAACATCTTCGCACAAAAATCGAACGACATAGGGATTCCAGCTCGTGTGCCCTGCGGTCTTGTGCGCGTCCACCCATCCGTAGGAAACGCCGTGACGCACCATACTGTCCCTAAGCATGTCCGCAAACCCACCGTCCGTCGCCGGTCCCAGCTTCTTTACCGTAGAATCTCGCACATCGTTCTCGGCTGCCAGGCAAGCGAACAACCCCACGCACACATCCGGGGATGAATGGGCTGCTATTACACCTGCCAGATCGTCCACCGTTTTTCGAGTGAATCCAAACTGAATACCGTCCGGCCAGCCGTGACCGAAGAAAGCTATC harbors:
- a CDS encoding portal protein produces the protein MGFRESISKFFKRDKVAQIEKKGRGYSFDDPMGGAVDNAAGMTGMNMLTVALSMDQNLLERYADYENMDDYPELSAALDIFADDTTIPDSVRGKTIWGESPDRVVRDVIDDLLHRILRVEEDVWVVMRTLCKYGNAFGEVVVSEHGVVGVNYLPVPTMRRLVNMKGDLLGYVQDLTGQFGLDTADYETLEGLKARFEEKSMIFFEPWEIVHWRLQSKFVRSLYGYCLVGDSQVWTPTGTKRLDEVRQGDFVYTRHAGMLRSTKVLDQVCSGVKPVFRLKTTHREIRLTSEHPLLTKRGASNSWVQVKDLGKGDEIVAVTNSPETIGPPPLGIVLDEVTDETVVTFSSRGSAIVRSMTRPTKYASSYCGVRRVAKEVGISKGSLEDLLNGSGGIPLCTMRAFLRLLKLPWFDGICVKAGNRRLCLPDLVDEKFSRLFGFLLGDGWISGHQVCFALGEREERNAFYEQCLIDYGLSPQRVRGHGENAYRQVNCGSNDLIHVFSSLGWRGEKAHDKRVPSWMFSQSREIREAFLRGIMDADGWEASGYEHIELCNRDLVRDIKTLVDGLGWSSGNIRRRNPRNSEYKGKTIRSGPTYTLTFRNRELGNGDFVYEKIVSIERDGEEPVYDIQVADAGHCFVADGLVVHNSIIDASRWIWKRLAMLEDTALVYKLTRSPSRYAFYVDTGDLPPDEAMALVKKAMRRYKKRTLVNPTTGKLEFRNNPLCLTGDTKIPLLDGRVLPLSEVVAEFESGKKPWVYSCSVGKGGKLVPMPVTWAGKTRLNADLVRVTLDNGESIRVTPDHSFPTRDGRKVKAAELSIGESLMPFRRYIDKITRIDELDGKLNGYEKVYDPSDRKWKWTHRVVGEAVNMACPGQVVHHRDFNRRNNCPSNLDVLSPKEHQKVHKENGRTAGRAIAKLRKIDSVLDKKLRDAASRTMTEFNKTERQRKRTSERNKRLGTGRHIIEYNNSEKHSLDNRIRSDSAREMWSRNRLGLIDKFRLDFDETVWEWMKSICESNPSITFSEMLDRLNLEMRDHLLFINKDYRYAHHDVIASARVLKQRLSENGYRGLGGFKKSIFNNHKVVSIEYLEEKEDTYTLTVNGTHTFALDAGVFTFNSPEEDLWIPTRGGKESTRVDVLSGPDWQCLTGDTVIPLLDGSSRTLSDLSDNGDSVWLYSLNEKGEIVPGRGHSARRTKKAEVWEIELDNGEVVRCSDNHPFMLRDGTWARADGLVVGDSLMPLYRKISSIDDGERLDGYEQVYDPFTNEFQYTHQVVNRSRSGSLLPKPGSVIHHAGDNKLDNRPEVLIEMTRSDHSKLHLSLCDYLHSSKVKAAATAAKRTPDVRRKLREAWTDDRRKSLMLRNASVSKSARIRAGDRITAWNRSEERRLRRAFRYRKVTVEELASVVIDNNVQRIKDLYPLGYSQGLIERVLNDTGIGWCEFAKRHISGWVPRGRAVSVMNHRVVSVRRTGKEEWLYDLTVDEYHNFAVGQGVFVHNSMEDVQYFRDKMFTAIKIPQSYFGGEAEASQGLAQRDVRFGRTCMRVQREYRNGIRQVARVHLAALGIDPDSVKWDTRMTVPSSIFELQQIEVMNAQAGLISTLSEYFPQDWLLERVLHMSKDEAAAMVNQKASEVERTMSDQARVAATIQAKYPELAIPPEAAAMAMGELPMESREVSKKLDKLHEAVNKTIQTSSRVLKRVENMEPTMARTFLKLRQVK
- a CDS encoding LAGLIDADG family homing endonuclease, with protein sequence MIIKATNGRRRSVTHRLEAAERVDDIRFGLTEEERELVLALEREAGQGSALIQTEILDHIYHNEPVSMAQFIEDPYYLGESCSTIYPELQRDLIELFDRPYREALFTGGIGVGKCVIGDTEIYDPVYGIRTTAKKMASLGSGIGCATYDMAYGGMRAAECSAQWSGIKKIGNLKLRSGRKIGLSLDHPVLTPYGYKAASEISAGDMVATARRLPHPVSPLSVSDDEVKWVAYMLADGGCTGSSMVFTNGCEVVLSEFENITKKLGNGSNPGVSYVGKAGQATMVMPREVRWIRKRYGLYEKSIDKRVPGRFYGLDDRQLGLFLNRIWACDGWVCKRSVKSFEIGIALGSEEFVCDIQQLLLRFGIQSRVRYRSMKYTHKGERRRSDAWSLSILNSGDVLSFIKNIGLIFGKEDKCIEAIRCLSGVKANSNIDLVPIDRFILSKIRKEIGPIPKRDYWPRPPGNSFMSHETFRSFAATYDLPDWCKWWGDVFWDTVEVFDVKGYESVYDLTVPGTANFAPYGVIVHNTYVMSIAISRVIYELSCMINPQKIFGLSSGSEMVIPLISKNLPLARDIMKTAIDDKIKESPYFMTKFTPNIKMDYTLFPGNIRITIGSYGSERLLGANVFSAALDECLTKKQVVTLEKRGKVVHETVENLLEMGQADADCKMVCLDHGKKKVRSGWWRIKESTVQPIVQITAGASSLEVSCQHPILVRRGDRLVYVYAEDVVVGDTVVMEVLNATGGSKVKRRDEGYLIGNSEGTDWGSESVFREASLRGDKGKAQGGEGQTGNAAEIGRDKGKDAASDEGAEVFGRDTAENEGSCYSENLRSRVAEKTIRKIEEGAGRGAGYSSSSCVEGGRQPLVREKDDQKAAEEIERGCQAERGASPYGGIEGEDFTRERSVNQGSSAELQISGSVTMRGIGSVSNAIRTEIGGESVPTGRGIECGWGGSDGVGVVSTKRTGSNDGCGFQGDDAGRIGYYNRGERSIVALLSKGEGSVPCDVETLCSEQFPDDFGSEQQAASERPSGAVRDSGFRGRGNEESEDTSTPDEDSQAVGVRPEWLNISELPDSLDLVTVTSVEFLPPEQTYSICTEFNTFIAGGIVVHNTNFPPKRKAQQIATAFGQKLKAAHFDIVEKMYRSLLRRIKSRFQKAGGGFPGMVILASSAATIESFTERKMREGLEDPNIFVRDHTQWTAKPAENFCGEFFYVLCSTSATKSRILNEKEYDLITDEFLEANDAFVMDIPVEFRDDFESNMEEALRDIAGFSTQAISQFVQRPKMIQVCTDSLRSHPFSEEEWVAGGPGQIDWDTLAVSYEHKLAGGYTETRWKPRRNPKAMRWCHIDTSVSGDSSGFCIGHIDKWVEVVRRDADGNIQTDLAPYYVIDFMLRINPPPAEQIYMPDLRVLLYMFMDHGFKFIGFSTDRYQSVEMHQQVKRRGIHTQLISMDTSTEPYDELKSAFYEERIEIYKYKPFIEEFKSLEYDRLVGKIDHPVAGSKDVADAVAGVVQGLKKSGERMPLHGQSEKVEKPTHEDAWVMEKIPAALVDTEAVKMAKEDRATEDFMPILIGE